In Candidatus Palauibacter soopunensis, one genomic interval encodes:
- a CDS encoding PadR family transcriptional regulator, producing the protein MTAAVYRELIAASSRPMVLSILAGGESYGYQMLKQVKVLSGGSVDWSDGMLYPVLHRLERDGLIAGRWQLTDAGRRRKYYRLTDRGKRQLSRDRASWRTLTTALEAAWGGAHV; encoded by the coding sequence ATGACCGCAGCGGTCTACAGGGAACTGATCGCCGCCTCGTCGCGCCCAATGGTGCTCTCCATCCTCGCGGGCGGGGAGAGCTACGGCTACCAGATGCTCAAACAGGTGAAGGTCCTATCGGGTGGAAGCGTGGACTGGTCCGACGGAATGCTCTATCCGGTCCTGCACCGCTTGGAGCGGGACGGTCTCATCGCGGGCCGCTGGCAGCTGACCGATGCGGGACGGCGGCGGAAGTACTACCGGCTGACCGACCGGGGAAAGCGCCAATTGTCGCGCGACCGGGCGAGTTGGCGGACGCTGACCACGGCGCTCGAAGCGGCTTGGGGAGGAGCGCATGTTTGA
- a CDS encoding 6-bladed beta-propeller, which yields MLVNGRLTRIGVTLLTALAASATASAGFAQEVIELPGEDRWLETDFEEVYRVGAVLGEAWQEFGTIGRVGFDEAGNLHVLDRLAARVVVVNPQGDFVREFGRRGEGPGEFQSPLDMVVTRDGRVIVADMGHRTYHIFAPTGDLDRTVRMARVTMVRKMDAEVGGESLIRGAEVLGSAYRAVPGETTIAFPDPRTIERILLTGDEAAVETAVEVWGPAYTKPRERLLGGGPRKIVSRGPRRGFEPELFTGVLPGRRIAFSDSSAYTIKIADRDGRISSTLTRPFAPEPVTESVMQAERDRRLGDLEDRPERSVRPSSGGGLVVSGGGGPRARERIETLEFAGEVPVVRDLRTSWNGRIWVLRRGDEPVSDGPIDILAADGRYLGSYRTGATPLPDAFGPGGLAAFIERDELDVQTVVVKRLPRAVN from the coding sequence ATGCTCGTGAATGGGAGGCTGACCCGAATCGGTGTCACGCTGCTGACCGCGTTGGCGGCATCCGCGACGGCGAGCGCGGGATTCGCTCAGGAGGTCATCGAACTTCCGGGCGAGGACCGCTGGCTGGAGACCGACTTCGAGGAGGTCTACCGTGTCGGTGCCGTTCTTGGCGAGGCGTGGCAGGAGTTCGGCACGATCGGCCGCGTGGGGTTCGACGAGGCCGGGAACCTCCATGTGTTGGACCGGCTCGCCGCCCGGGTCGTCGTCGTGAACCCGCAGGGAGACTTCGTTCGCGAATTCGGTCGCAGAGGCGAGGGTCCGGGCGAGTTCCAGTCGCCCCTGGACATGGTGGTTACGCGCGACGGCAGGGTCATCGTCGCGGACATGGGACATCGCACCTACCACATCTTCGCTCCCACCGGGGACCTCGACCGCACGGTACGCATGGCACGCGTCACGATGGTCCGGAAAATGGACGCCGAGGTCGGTGGAGAGTCTCTCATCAGGGGTGCGGAAGTGCTTGGCTCTGCGTATCGGGCCGTGCCGGGCGAAACCACGATCGCCTTCCCCGACCCGCGTACGATCGAACGGATCCTCCTCACTGGGGACGAGGCAGCGGTGGAGACCGCGGTCGAGGTCTGGGGCCCTGCCTACACCAAGCCGAGGGAACGCCTGCTCGGCGGGGGGCCGCGGAAGATCGTCAGCCGTGGCCCCCGGAGAGGGTTCGAGCCGGAGCTCTTCACGGGTGTCCTCCCCGGTCGTCGGATCGCTTTCTCGGACTCTTCCGCGTACACGATCAAGATAGCGGACCGGGATGGCCGGATCAGTTCGACGCTGACGCGGCCCTTCGCGCCCGAGCCCGTTACGGAATCCGTGATGCAGGCGGAGAGGGACCGCAGGTTGGGGGATCTTGAGGATCGCCCCGAACGTTCGGTCCGCCCGTCGTCCGGTGGCGGACTGGTGGTATCCGGGGGTGGCGGGCCCCGTGCGCGCGAGCGGATCGAAACGCTTGAGTTCGCCGGAGAGGTTCCCGTCGTGCGAGACCTGCGTACGAGTTGGAACGGCCGCATCTGGGTTCTGCGGCGGGGCGACGAGCCTGTCAGCGACGGGCCCATCGACATCCTTGCCGCGGATGGCCGCTACCTCGGCAGCTACCGCACCGGGGCGACGCCGCTCCCCGACGCGTTCGGACCGGGTGGGCTGGCGGCCTTCATCGAACGGGACGAACTCGATGTCCAGACGGTGGTCGTGAAACGACTCCCGCGTGCAGTCAACTGA
- a CDS encoding GxxExxY protein → MSEAHDLAVVAAETVYSVLGGGYPESVYEKAMAVEFRDTVADVEGFRYSIERNVEIMYRDRAIGLQRLDFDIELDGYRLAVELKAGTRISASHKAQTRAYLRTTGYDGAVIINFPPDGTEIESCPISSSEE, encoded by the coding sequence GTGAGCGAAGCACATGATCTTGCGGTAGTGGCGGCTGAGACGGTGTACAGCGTCTTGGGCGGCGGCTATCCCGAATCGGTGTACGAGAAGGCGATGGCGGTCGAGTTCAGGGACACGGTGGCCGATGTCGAGGGTTTTCGGTACAGCATTGAGCGCAACGTCGAGATCATGTATCGCGATCGCGCCATTGGGCTTCAGCGGCTCGATTTCGATATTGAACTGGATGGCTACCGGTTGGCCGTCGAACTAAAGGCCGGTACCCGCATTAGCGCGTCGCACAAGGCACAGACACGGGCGTACCTGCGGACCACGGGTTACGATGGCGCAGTCATCATCAATTTTCCGCCCGATGGCACCGAAATAGAGTCGTGTCCGATCAGCAGTTCGGAAGAATAA
- a CDS encoding integrase arm-type DNA-binding domain-containing protein, producing the protein MTLPRRPPKRKPRGRHPHNALSSAFVRNVSEAGRYCDGNGLYLDVRPSGSRGWIQRLTIRGRRTELGLGGYPLVSLKEAREKAFLNRKLAREGGDPLSEKRRAESMPTFIETADKVWRQLRPGWRSDRHAQVWLNSLERHVFPRIGEMPVSEVTSADVIGILAPMWHEKPALSRKLRQRMRAVMEWAVAMGLRPDNPCDRVGPVLGVQGNRTQHLRALPHGEVAEAIRTVEASGGRPVVKLAFEFLVLTATRSNEVRGAAWREIDVEEAVWTIPAPRTKGNREHRVPLSGRALGILDEARRIGRGDALVFPGVRGKPLGRTAIWHLLKSCGVEAVPHGFRSSFRDWAAEETDHPREVAEAALAHKVRNQVEAAYRRTDLFERRRRLMADWAAYLAG; encoded by the coding sequence ATGACGCTCCCGCGACGACCCCCGAAACGCAAGCCGCGAGGCAGGCACCCCCACAACGCGCTCTCTTCGGCCTTCGTCCGCAACGTGAGCGAGGCCGGACGGTACTGCGACGGCAACGGCCTGTACCTCGATGTCCGCCCCTCCGGGAGCCGGGGCTGGATCCAGCGCCTCACGATCCGGGGCCGCCGCACCGAGCTCGGGCTCGGCGGATACCCCCTGGTTTCTCTCAAGGAGGCCCGGGAGAAGGCGTTCCTCAACCGGAAGCTCGCCCGCGAGGGCGGCGATCCGCTCTCCGAGAAGCGGCGGGCCGAGTCGATGCCCACCTTTATCGAGACGGCCGACAAGGTCTGGAGGCAGCTTCGGCCGGGCTGGCGCTCGGACCGGCACGCGCAGGTCTGGCTGAACAGCCTGGAGCGCCATGTCTTCCCCCGCATCGGCGAGATGCCGGTCTCGGAGGTGACGAGCGCCGACGTGATCGGGATACTGGCTCCGATGTGGCACGAGAAGCCGGCGTTGTCGCGGAAGCTGCGCCAGCGCATGCGCGCGGTCATGGAGTGGGCCGTGGCCATGGGTCTCAGGCCGGACAACCCGTGCGACCGGGTCGGCCCGGTGCTCGGAGTGCAGGGGAACCGCACGCAGCACCTCCGGGCGCTGCCTCACGGCGAGGTGGCGGAGGCGATCCGGACGGTTGAGGCGTCGGGCGGGCGGCCGGTCGTGAAGCTGGCCTTCGAGTTCCTCGTGCTCACGGCGACGCGCTCGAACGAGGTCCGCGGGGCGGCTTGGAGGGAGATCGACGTGGAGGAGGCGGTGTGGACCATCCCGGCTCCGCGCACGAAGGGGAACCGTGAGCACCGGGTTCCGCTTAGCGGCCGCGCGCTCGGGATCCTCGATGAGGCGCGACGGATCGGCCGGGGGGACGCGCTCGTGTTTCCGGGCGTGCGGGGAAAACCGCTCGGGCGCACGGCCATCTGGCACCTGCTCAAGTCCTGCGGGGTCGAGGCCGTGCCGCACGGGTTCCGGTCGAGCTTCCGGGACTGGGCGGCGGAGGAGACGGACCATCCGCGCGAGGTGGCCGAGGCGGCGCTCGCGCACAAGGTCCGCAATCAGGTCGAGGCGGCCTACCGCCGCACGGACCTGTTCGAGCGCAGGCGACGGCTCATGGCCGACTGGGCGGCCTATCTGGCCGGTTGA
- a CDS encoding S8 family serine peptidase: protein MSAEPLRSRTGRGVSIAVVDSGAHPNHPHLGLLAGGVAFTPDGRERDDLTDRLGHGTAVTAAIQEKAPGARVHVARVFHDELATSARTLAKAIDWAAERGCRLANLSLGTPRRSRIEVLQPAVERAARAGTLVIAAYSHEGQLQFPGSLPGALGVCLDWDLPRHRVRIGRRDGRRVLYASGYPRPIPGVPPTRNLNGISFAVANATGIVALALDLLPEARRRADALAALEPLAAV, encoded by the coding sequence ATGAGCGCGGAGCCGCTGCGGAGCCGGACCGGCCGCGGGGTCTCCATCGCGGTCGTCGACAGCGGGGCGCACCCGAACCATCCTCACCTGGGACTCCTGGCGGGCGGGGTCGCGTTCACGCCCGACGGACGCGAGCGCGATGACCTGACGGACCGGCTGGGCCACGGGACCGCCGTCACCGCGGCCATCCAGGAGAAGGCGCCGGGCGCGCGGGTCCACGTCGCCCGCGTCTTTCACGACGAGCTGGCGACGAGCGCCCGGACACTGGCGAAGGCGATCGACTGGGCCGCGGAGCGCGGCTGCCGGCTGGCCAATCTGAGCCTCGGAACGCCCCGCCGGAGCCGCATCGAGGTGCTGCAGCCCGCCGTCGAACGCGCCGCACGGGCCGGAACGCTCGTCATCGCCGCCTACTCGCACGAAGGACAGCTTCAGTTCCCGGGCAGCCTCCCCGGCGCGCTCGGCGTGTGCCTCGACTGGGACCTGCCACGGCACCGCGTCCGCATCGGTCGCCGCGATGGGCGGCGCGTCCTGTACGCGTCGGGCTACCCCAGGCCCATCCCGGGCGTCCCGCCGACCCGCAACCTCAACGGGATCAGCTTCGCGGTGGCGAACGCAACCGGCATCGTCGCCCTCGCGCTCGACCTCCTCCCTGAAGCGCGCCGCAGGGCTGACGCCTTGGCCGCGCTGGAGCCGCTGGCCGCGGTCTGA
- a CDS encoding ABC transporter ATP-binding protein: MIRDPHLRRALAYVRPYAGALLPVVLLSTAGTALGLALPYLSKAMIDDAILGGDFPLLLRIVGLFIGITILGFGANVASGMRYTRVSAGILFDMRLALYRHLQRLSPRFYARTPFGDIVSRINSDIGEIQRVTADAALGLFGNVLVLIGTVGMLIYLDARLFLAGLVVLPPSLWALVRYRSRLEGRVTHLRERSADIGSFLIETLQGVRTVVASNAQEREAQRFGRHNDRFVRALLSMRRYTYLAGGLPGVLLQTGTAAVFLYGGYRVITEATTLGTFVAFMAYQMRLLFPVQALMGLYANLASARASLVRVHELFDTPLEVVEADGAERLGRASGTLVLEDVRLGFGRGGEVLEGVSLEVPAGQVIALVGASGSGKSTIADLLSRQLDPDGGRVLLDGRDLRALALADVRRNVAVVEQDPFIFHASIAENVRYAKPDATDLEVAGALAAAALDGLMASLPEGAATVVGERGRQLSAGERQRVAVARAFLADPAVLVFDEATGALDPASEAQVLEGYAALMRGRTTVLITHRPELARRAERVVVLRDGRVAQDGRPAELDRRPGAFRALFAG, from the coding sequence GTGATCCGGGACCCGCACCTTCGCCGAGCCCTCGCCTACGTTCGACCGTACGCGGGGGCTTTGCTTCCCGTGGTCCTCCTCTCCACGGCCGGGACCGCGCTCGGGCTCGCGCTCCCCTACCTGTCGAAGGCGATGATCGACGACGCGATCCTGGGCGGGGACTTCCCGCTCCTGCTCAGGATCGTCGGCCTCTTCATCGGGATCACGATCCTCGGCTTCGGGGCGAACGTCGCGAGCGGGATGCGGTACACCCGGGTGTCGGCGGGCATCCTGTTCGACATGCGGCTGGCGCTCTACCGCCACCTGCAGAGGCTCTCGCCGCGGTTCTACGCGCGGACGCCGTTCGGGGACATCGTCTCGCGCATCAACAGCGACATCGGCGAGATCCAGCGGGTGACGGCGGACGCGGCGCTCGGGCTGTTCGGGAACGTGCTCGTCCTGATCGGGACGGTAGGGATGCTCATCTATCTCGACGCGCGGCTCTTCCTGGCGGGGCTCGTCGTGCTGCCGCCGAGCCTGTGGGCGCTGGTGCGGTACCGAAGCCGGCTCGAGGGGCGCGTGACGCACCTGCGGGAGCGGAGCGCAGACATCGGGAGCTTCCTCATCGAGACGCTGCAGGGCGTGCGTACGGTGGTCGCGTCCAACGCCCAGGAGCGCGAGGCACAGCGGTTCGGGCGCCACAACGACCGGTTCGTGCGGGCCCTGCTGTCGATGCGCCGGTATACGTACCTGGCGGGAGGCCTGCCCGGGGTCCTGCTTCAGACGGGGACGGCCGCCGTCTTCCTGTATGGGGGCTACCGGGTCATCACGGAGGCGACCACGCTGGGGACGTTCGTCGCGTTCATGGCGTACCAGATGCGGCTCCTCTTCCCGGTACAGGCGCTGATGGGACTGTACGCGAACCTCGCGAGCGCGCGGGCGTCGCTCGTGCGCGTCCATGAACTGTTCGACACGCCGCTCGAGGTCGTGGAGGCCGATGGCGCGGAGCGGCTGGGGCGGGCTTCCGGGACCCTCGTCCTCGAGGACGTCCGGCTCGGTTTCGGGCGGGGCGGCGAGGTGCTGGAGGGCGTGTCGCTCGAAGTGCCCGCCGGACAGGTTATCGCGCTCGTCGGCGCGAGCGGGAGCGGGAAGTCGACGATCGCGGACCTCCTGTCGCGCCAACTCGATCCGGACGGCGGGCGAGTGCTGCTCGATGGGCGGGATTTGCGTGCGCTCGCGCTGGCCGACGTGCGCCGGAACGTGGCCGTGGTGGAGCAGGACCCGTTCATCTTCCACGCCTCCATCGCCGAGAACGTGCGCTACGCGAAGCCCGACGCGACGGATCTGGAGGTCGCCGGCGCGCTCGCGGCCGCGGCGCTCGATGGGTTGATGGCATCGCTTCCGGAGGGGGCCGCGACGGTCGTCGGGGAGCGGGGCCGGCAGCTCTCCGCCGGGGAGCGGCAGCGGGTGGCGGTGGCGCGGGCCTTCCTGGCGGACCCGGCGGTGCTCGTGTTCGACGAGGCGACGGGGGCGCTGGACCCGGCCTCGGAGGCGCAGGTGCTGGAGGGCTACGCGGCCCTGATGCGGGGGCGGACCACCGTGCTCATCACGCACCGCCCCGAACTGGCGCGGCGAGCGGAGCGCGTGGTGGTGCTCCGCGACGGGCGCGTCGCGCAGGATGGCCGGCCGGCGGAACTCGACAGACGACCGGGTGCGTTCCGCGCCCTGTTCGCCGGGTGA
- the qhpC gene encoding quinohemoprotein amine dehydrogenase subunit gamma, giving the protein MKHLKPINQKAGRIEAQVAREEMDVVGLESRPEGPHIPLGCSLVFSPGWEVDSTGGTAGLCQPVERDLFDCHLACFWPAHVPDQLNHSPDWTSQCASAQKDWRKLDLVFP; this is encoded by the coding sequence GTGAAACACCTGAAGCCGATCAACCAGAAGGCCGGCCGTATCGAGGCCCAGGTGGCCCGCGAGGAGATGGACGTCGTGGGGCTCGAGAGCAGGCCGGAGGGGCCGCACATTCCGCTGGGATGCTCGCTGGTCTTCTCCCCCGGCTGGGAGGTGGACTCGACCGGCGGCACCGCCGGGCTGTGCCAGCCGGTGGAACGGGATCTGTTCGACTGCCACCTCGCCTGCTTCTGGCCGGCGCACGTGCCCGACCAGCTCAACCACTCGCCGGACTGGACGTCGCAGTGCGCGTCGGCGCAGAAGGACTGGCGGAAGCTGGACCTCGTCTTCCCGTGA
- the peaB gene encoding quinohemoprotein amine dehydrogenase maturation protein: protein MIKPVGQLALREFHAFEAAGERFLYLVPSAGIFRIDAASSAILDLLSYGPRAPGEVVNSLSDRYPVDRVQDGLLELQQIRAIGEAGAPVDQVVNDLPPDGFPLTTMVLNVTNKCNLACTYCYEYGEDKIVDTTCTDDPKFMGDETARESVEFLLKESGPLEVAHLTFFGGETLLNFPVLQDTVAYARRRGEEEGKRIEFSLTTNATLLRPDIIEWLADNEIGVTVSIDGPKEMQDRMRVFHSGKGSYETVRPRIMELLKRHKSRPIGARVTLTRENLDIHRIYRHLTEEMGFWEVGFAPVTTSSGRDYEIEDEGYDRMLRQFGELARDWLDHAVENRHHGFSNVKDTLEEIHKGVSKAYPCGAGLGLMGVTTGGDVSLCHRFAYSNDHSFGTVAEGIDRERQKDFLEDHHIKNKTDCHTCWARPICSGGCYHEAYTRTGETAAPNLHFCTWVRTWTHTCLEIYGELSERNPEYLARFDH, encoded by the coding sequence ATGATCAAGCCCGTCGGCCAACTGGCGCTGCGCGAATTCCACGCCTTCGAGGCGGCGGGCGAGCGGTTCCTCTATCTCGTCCCCTCGGCCGGCATCTTCCGGATCGACGCGGCGTCCTCCGCGATCCTCGACCTGCTCAGCTACGGGCCACGCGCGCCGGGCGAAGTCGTGAACTCCCTCTCGGACCGGTATCCCGTCGACCGCGTGCAGGACGGGTTGCTGGAACTCCAGCAGATCCGCGCCATCGGCGAGGCGGGGGCGCCCGTCGACCAGGTCGTGAACGACCTGCCGCCCGACGGTTTCCCGCTCACGACGATGGTCCTCAACGTCACGAACAAGTGCAATCTCGCGTGCACCTACTGCTACGAGTACGGCGAAGACAAGATCGTCGACACCACTTGCACGGACGACCCGAAGTTCATGGGGGATGAGACCGCGCGGGAGAGCGTGGAGTTTCTCCTCAAGGAATCGGGACCGCTCGAGGTCGCACACCTCACCTTCTTCGGAGGCGAGACGCTGCTCAACTTCCCCGTGCTCCAGGACACGGTGGCCTACGCCCGCCGCCGCGGCGAGGAGGAGGGGAAGCGGATCGAGTTCAGCCTCACGACGAACGCGACGCTCCTCCGCCCCGATATCATCGAGTGGCTGGCGGACAACGAGATCGGCGTGACCGTCTCCATCGACGGACCGAAGGAGATGCAGGACCGCATGCGCGTCTTCCACAGCGGCAAGGGCTCCTACGAGACGGTCCGGCCGCGGATCATGGAACTGCTCAAGCGGCACAAGTCCCGTCCGATCGGCGCGCGCGTGACCCTGACCCGCGAGAACCTCGACATCCACCGCATCTACCGTCACCTGACGGAAGAGATGGGGTTCTGGGAGGTGGGCTTCGCGCCGGTTACCACTTCCTCCGGGCGCGACTACGAAATCGAAGACGAGGGATACGACCGCATGCTGCGCCAGTTCGGCGAGTTGGCGCGTGACTGGCTGGACCACGCGGTGGAGAACCGGCACCACGGTTTCTCGAACGTGAAGGACACGCTGGAGGAGATCCACAAGGGCGTGAGCAAGGCCTATCCGTGCGGGGCCGGGCTCGGGCTGATGGGCGTGACGACGGGGGGCGACGTCTCGCTCTGCCACCGCTTCGCCTACTCGAACGACCACAGCTTCGGGACCGTCGCCGAGGGGATCGACCGGGAACGGCAGAAGGATTTCCTCGAAGATCACCACATCAAGAACAAGACGGACTGCCATACATGCTGGGCCCGTCCGATCTGCTCGGGCGGCTGCTATCACGAGGCGTACACGCGCACGGGAGAGACGGCCGCGCCCAACCTGCACTTCTGCACCTGGGTGCGGACGTGGACGCATACGTGTCTGGAGATCTACGGAGAGTTGTCGGAGCGGAACCCGGAGTACCTGGCCCGCTTCGACCATTGA
- the peaA gene encoding quinohemoprotein amine dehydrogenase subunit alpha, whose product MRREATTRRALDRLPAAGMAVGALVFLGAHTLPPVPGMPSTSAADLDSAPFAGTAGIPAQADDEGYPIDHEIIIRRCQRCHERDDEGRMTRISYERKTPEGWQTSVRRMVALNDVSLGPDEAREVVRYLSNRQGLAPEELEPGRFEVERRLIEHVYEADRDVENTCIQCHSMGRVITQRRTREEWELLMATHRGLYPLVDFQGFQGGGDGPQPVDEAIDHLADAFPLDTPEWSAWSASMRTPRLAGTWALAGFEPGKGQIFGTVEISVGDAPDEFRSRASYTYAESGQEVSRSGQAIVYTGYQWRGRSNPGGADELREVMTVDRGWQAMTGRWFSGAYDEFGPDVKLTRASGGPVVSGVHPRAIRTGASSTELRVHGVNLPASPDATDFDFGPGVRVESATGGDGSQVTLQLSVDDDAAVGGRDLFVSGVSLAGAIQVHDGVDRLEVTPRAGMARIGGANFPKGYQPYDAIGWDDGPDGEPNTEDDLRLGRVPVTWSMEEYTATFDDDDIQYVGALGSDGIFTPAIDGPNSSRKGNRNNIGDVWVVATYAGPGGAAAGAGSLRARAHLIVTVPLYLKFDPWQGVPAERLVP is encoded by the coding sequence ATGAGACGCGAAGCGACGACGCGACGGGCACTTGACCGACTGCCGGCGGCCGGAATGGCCGTCGGTGCGCTGGTGTTTCTCGGCGCGCACACGCTTCCTCCGGTCCCGGGCATGCCCTCGACTTCGGCCGCCGACCTCGATTCGGCTCCGTTCGCCGGCACCGCGGGAATCCCCGCGCAGGCCGACGATGAGGGCTATCCGATCGACCACGAGATCATCATCCGCCGCTGTCAGCGCTGTCACGAGCGCGATGACGAAGGGCGGATGACGCGGATCTCCTACGAGCGGAAGACGCCGGAGGGGTGGCAGACATCCGTGCGGCGCATGGTCGCGCTCAACGACGTCTCCCTCGGCCCCGACGAGGCGCGCGAGGTCGTGCGCTATCTCTCCAACCGGCAGGGCCTCGCGCCCGAGGAACTCGAACCCGGCCGCTTCGAGGTCGAGCGCCGCCTCATCGAACACGTCTACGAGGCGGACCGCGATGTCGAGAACACCTGCATCCAGTGCCACAGCATGGGCCGCGTCATCACCCAGCGGCGCACGCGCGAGGAGTGGGAACTCCTCATGGCGACGCACCGCGGCCTCTACCCGCTCGTCGACTTCCAGGGTTTCCAGGGCGGGGGCGACGGACCTCAGCCGGTGGACGAGGCGATCGACCACCTCGCCGATGCCTTCCCCCTCGATACGCCCGAATGGTCCGCCTGGTCGGCCTCCATGCGCACGCCGCGCCTCGCCGGCACCTGGGCTCTGGCGGGGTTCGAGCCCGGGAAGGGGCAGATCTTCGGCACGGTCGAGATCTCCGTCGGCGACGCGCCGGATGAGTTCCGCTCCCGCGCCTCGTACACCTACGCGGAGTCGGGGCAGGAGGTGAGTCGCAGCGGACAGGCCATCGTCTATACCGGCTATCAGTGGCGGGGACGGTCGAATCCCGGCGGAGCGGACGAGTTGCGGGAAGTCATGACGGTGGACCGCGGCTGGCAGGCGATGACGGGCCGCTGGTTCTCGGGCGCCTACGATGAGTTCGGCCCCGACGTGAAGCTCACCCGCGCGAGCGGCGGCCCCGTCGTCTCGGGCGTCCATCCCCGGGCGATCCGCACCGGCGCCTCGTCGACCGAACTCCGGGTCCACGGCGTCAACCTCCCGGCGAGTCCCGACGCGACCGATTTCGATTTCGGACCGGGCGTCCGGGTCGAGTCCGCGACCGGCGGCGATGGGAGCCAGGTCACGCTTCAACTCTCCGTCGATGACGATGCTGCGGTCGGCGGGCGCGACCTCTTCGTGAGCGGTGTGAGCCTGGCGGGCGCGATCCAGGTCCATGACGGCGTGGACCGTCTCGAGGTGACGCCGCGCGCCGGCATGGCCCGGATCGGCGGCGCGAACTTCCCGAAGGGCTATCAGCCGTACGACGCGATCGGGTGGGACGACGGCCCGGACGGCGAGCCGAACACGGAGGACGACCTTCGGCTCGGGCGCGTGCCGGTGACGTGGAGCATGGAGGAGTACACGGCCACCTTCGACGACGACGACATCCAGTACGTCGGCGCGCTGGGGTCGGACGGGATCTTCACCCCGGCCATCGACGGACCCAACTCCAGCCGCAAGGGCAACCGAAACAACATCGGCGACGTGTGGGTCGTCGCGACCTACGCGGGTCCCGGCGGGGCGGCGGCCGGCGCCGGCAGCCTCCGCGCCCGCGCCCACCTCATCGTCACGGTGCCGCTCTATCTCAAGTTCGACCCGTGGCAGGGCGTACCGGCGGAAAGGCTGGTTCCATGA
- a CDS encoding FAD-dependent oxidoreductase → MANTFFDVLIVGGGPAGCAAAASLARRGHDVALITRPAPPAKWLAESIPGSARKLLERVGALDALDAAGLVPNEGNTVWWAGMPRREERFETPERGFHADRAALEAAFHGVVRGAGARLVTDGPVVETTVEPDGWRVATSTARYRGRWVLDASGRAGVLARRGLRTRERGIATLALVGRWTSGRGHAPPDPGCTLIESYRDGWAWSVPTSPRTRCVTAMVDPRRTHLARERGLDGMWRVELAKAARLGERLEGGRLDGPVRACPASLYGATSHGRPGLLLVGDAGSFIDPLSSYGVKKALASAWLAAIVAHTGLEDDAMAGPACELYDDREREVYRTYRALSVPFFEQAAAANDHAFWEVRLAAAREAGADIPEPAPAPGAPALPEPGDRSLAERRADAFLARPEVRTAWETIRSLPAVHLRPAPGLSSVRHPAVVDDRISLEARLVSDRLPDGARYVRNVDLRRLTEIAPDSDQVPDLFEAYNRRGTAVPLPDFLAALSFAVGAGFLELADS, encoded by the coding sequence CTGGCGAACACGTTCTTTGATGTCCTGATCGTCGGCGGCGGGCCGGCCGGCTGCGCCGCCGCGGCGTCGCTGGCGCGGCGCGGGCATGATGTCGCGCTGATCACGCGGCCCGCGCCGCCGGCGAAATGGCTCGCCGAATCGATTCCCGGCTCGGCGCGGAAGCTCCTCGAGCGCGTGGGAGCGCTGGACGCTCTCGACGCGGCGGGCCTCGTGCCGAACGAAGGCAACACCGTGTGGTGGGCCGGGATGCCCCGCCGGGAAGAACGGTTCGAGACGCCCGAGCGCGGCTTCCACGCGGATCGGGCGGCGCTCGAGGCCGCCTTTCACGGAGTCGTGCGCGGGGCGGGCGCGCGCCTCGTGACGGACGGGCCGGTGGTCGAGACGACCGTCGAGCCCGATGGCTGGCGCGTCGCCACCTCGACCGCGCGCTACCGGGGCCGCTGGGTGCTCGACGCCTCCGGCCGCGCCGGGGTGCTCGCCCGCCGCGGGCTCCGCACGCGCGAACGCGGGATCGCCACGCTCGCGCTCGTCGGCCGCTGGACCTCGGGCCGCGGCCACGCTCCGCCGGACCCCGGCTGTACGCTGATCGAGAGCTATCGGGACGGGTGGGCCTGGTCGGTGCCCACATCGCCGCGTACCCGCTGCGTCACGGCGATGGTCGACCCGCGCCGCACGCACCTGGCGCGCGAGCGGGGCCTTGACGGCATGTGGCGCGTTGAACTGGCCAAGGCGGCGCGGCTCGGTGAGCGCCTCGAGGGAGGTCGGCTCGACGGGCCCGTGCGGGCATGTCCCGCGTCGCTCTACGGCGCAACCTCGCATGGCCGGCCGGGCCTGCTCCTCGTCGGCGACGCCGGCTCCTTCATCGACCCCCTCTCCTCGTACGGCGTCAAGAAGGCGCTCGCCTCTGCCTGGCTCGCCGCGATCGTGGCGCATACGGGGCTCGAGGACGATGCCATGGCCGGCCCTGCCTGCGAGTTGTACGACGACCGGGAACGCGAGGTGTACCGCACCTACCGGGCGCTGTCCGTCCCCTTCTTCGAGCAGGCCGCCGCCGCAAACGACCACGCCTTCTGGGAGGTTCGCCTGGCCGCGGCCCGGGAGGCGGGCGCGGACATCCCGGAACCCGCCCCCGCGCCCGGAGCGCCCGCCCTGCCGGAACCGGGAGACCGATCCCTCGCCGAACGCCGGGCCGACGCCTTCCTGGCGCGCCCCGAGGTGCGGACGGCGTGGGAGACGATCCGCTCGCTGCCGGCCGTGCATCTCCGCCCGGCGCCGGGACTGTCGAGCGTGCGCCACCCCGCCGTCGTCGACGACCGGATCTCTCTCGAGGCTCGACTCGTCTCCGACCGACTCCCGGACGGCGCGCGCTACGTACGCAATGTCGACCTCCGCCGGCTCACGGAGATCGCGCCGGACTCCGACCAGGTCCCGGACCTGTTCGAGGCGTACAACCGGCGCGGGACGGCGGTGCCGCTGCCGGACTTTCTGGCCGCCCTCTCCTTCGCCGTGGGGGCAGGTTTCCTCGAGCTGGCCGACTCGTGA